One segment of Fimbriiglobus ruber DNA contains the following:
- a CDS encoding DUF1559 domain-containing protein, which translates to MSKSVVRRSGFTLIELLVVIAIIAILIGLLLPAVQKVREAAARAKCSNNLKQIGLAVHNYAGTYTDKLPALTSSTGYPQYGNYQGSIMVTLLPFVEQNSLYQVAVSNPSNTWDTLLPSGQPVRLQEMKGYECPSDSTISGGCPITQVGSWAAASYGANLQLFGSSHPGGDADVPQYTVANIPDGTSNTVAFSETLATVSNNAYNAWAWPGIDWSANSFSVIANSRSWTSDGQNINGRWDATPQTGVTQATADKARPQSAHSGVVVTLLMDGSVRNVTSSVSYTTWRNALTPSDGNVLGSDW; encoded by the coding sequence ATGTCGAAATCCGTTGTCCGCCGCTCAGGGTTTACCCTGATCGAATTGCTTGTCGTTATCGCGATCATCGCGATCCTGATCGGGCTCCTGTTGCCCGCCGTCCAGAAAGTCCGGGAGGCGGCGGCCCGGGCGAAGTGTTCAAACAACTTGAAGCAGATCGGCCTCGCCGTGCATAATTACGCGGGCACATACACGGACAAACTCCCGGCCCTGACCTCGTCGACCGGATACCCCCAGTACGGTAACTATCAAGGGTCGATTATGGTCACACTGCTTCCGTTCGTGGAGCAAAATTCGTTGTACCAGGTGGCCGTCTCGAACCCGTCCAACACGTGGGATACGCTCCTCCCGTCTGGTCAACCCGTCCGGCTCCAGGAAATGAAGGGGTACGAGTGTCCGTCGGACAGCACCATTTCCGGCGGGTGTCCAATCACCCAAGTCGGGAGTTGGGCAGCGGCGAGCTACGGGGCTAACCTCCAATTGTTCGGGTCGTCGCACCCGGGCGGTGACGCCGATGTCCCGCAATACACGGTGGCGAACATTCCGGACGGGACGTCGAACACGGTGGCCTTCTCGGAAACGCTCGCGACGGTTAGCAACAACGCGTACAACGCGTGGGCCTGGCCCGGAATCGACTGGAGCGCGAACAGTTTTTCGGTGATTGCGAACAGCCGGAGCTGGACCAGCGACGGCCAAAATATTAACGGCCGGTGGGACGCCACCCCGCAAACCGGCGTCACTCAGGCAACAGCTGACAAAGCCCGGCCGCAGAGCGCACACAGCGGGGTGGTCGTGACCTTGTTGATGGATGGAAGCGTACGAAACGTCACGTCGTCGGTCAGTTACACCACTTGGCGGAACGCCCTGACTCCGTCCGACGGGAACGTCCTCGGGTCCGACTGGTAA
- a CDS encoding IS66 family transposase: MNLSASTDGNDSGREVATPAAASWPEVIAGIRDDDRTPLVLLLLKVIEEYSQRIADLETELTQLTGEITQLKGGPKKPASNSKPSKLSKPFTPPLPDGKRPGSQKRSKTHDLPIHAEVPVTPKPLPPDAKLLRRDAFVVQDLVIKTHNTRYWLETWQAPTGEWIRGELPAGIRGHFGPGLLGFVLQQHYAAHVPQSRLLEELRDYGVDISAGQVNNMLTENHAAFHAEKDALLPTALQVFTCLNVDDSGAPHQGRYGSCLCICNEFFTSFHSSDTKERSKFLDVLRCGRIDYVLNEHAWAYLTRQGLPAKIWPLLQAEVSTGDVGERPFVTRTFADVSAWNQHLDGLGIDNAKHRQTMTEAALLGSAIAHGLSPNLGLVSDGSAIYALFVHGLCWIHQERNLAKLTPCGREQCQAMEEVLTAVWQLYADLKAYRLAPTPSQAELLRARFDAIVGRTTIWPELNAALQRMAGKKADLLRVLDRPDLPLHTNTAERDFRDWATKRKISAGTRGELGKRCRDTFLSLKSTCKKLGVRFTSYLQDRILKAGELLPLSELVRQRAAGSATI, translated from the coding sequence ATGAACCTTTCCGCGAGTACTGACGGCAACGACTCCGGCCGGGAGGTGGCAACACCCGCGGCGGCGTCATGGCCAGAAGTCATCGCGGGCATCCGCGACGACGACAGAACCCCTCTCGTGCTTCTCTTGCTGAAGGTGATCGAAGAGTACTCCCAACGCATTGCGGATCTCGAAACCGAACTTACGCAACTCACGGGAGAGATCACACAACTCAAGGGAGGTCCGAAGAAACCCGCGTCCAACAGCAAGCCCAGCAAGTTAAGCAAGCCCTTCACTCCTCCATTGCCCGATGGCAAGAGGCCCGGTTCGCAGAAGCGTTCGAAGACCCACGATCTGCCGATTCACGCCGAGGTTCCGGTCACGCCGAAACCGTTGCCGCCCGACGCGAAGTTGTTGCGTCGCGATGCGTTCGTCGTGCAGGATCTGGTGATCAAAACACACAACACGCGGTATTGGTTGGAAACCTGGCAGGCGCCGACGGGGGAGTGGATTCGTGGCGAACTGCCGGCGGGAATTCGCGGGCATTTCGGTCCCGGATTGCTTGGTTTCGTGTTGCAACAGCATTACGCGGCCCACGTTCCCCAGAGTCGCCTTCTCGAAGAATTGCGGGATTACGGCGTCGACATTTCCGCGGGCCAAGTCAACAACATGTTGACCGAGAATCACGCGGCGTTTCACGCAGAGAAGGACGCCTTGTTGCCGACGGCCTTGCAGGTTTTCACCTGCCTGAACGTGGACGATTCGGGGGCTCCCCACCAGGGACGTTACGGTTCGTGTCTGTGCATTTGCAATGAATTCTTCACGTCCTTCCACAGCAGCGACACGAAAGAGCGGAGCAAATTCCTGGATGTGCTGCGTTGCGGTCGGATCGATTATGTGCTGAACGAGCATGCCTGGGCCTACCTGACGCGACAGGGGTTGCCTGCCAAAATCTGGCCGTTGTTGCAAGCCGAGGTGTCGACCGGCGACGTGGGGGAGCGTCCGTTCGTGACACGGACGTTCGCGGATGTGTCGGCCTGGAATCAGCATTTGGATGGCCTGGGAATCGACAACGCGAAGCATCGTCAAACGATGACGGAGGCGGCGTTGCTGGGCAGCGCGATTGCTCACGGCCTATCGCCGAACTTGGGCCTCGTCAGCGATGGCTCGGCGATTTATGCCCTGTTCGTTCATGGCTTGTGCTGGATTCACCAGGAACGCAATCTGGCCAAGTTGACGCCGTGTGGCCGTGAGCAATGTCAAGCGATGGAAGAGGTGTTGACGGCGGTCTGGCAACTGTACGCCGACTTGAAGGCGTATCGTTTGGCGCCGACGCCGAGCCAGGCCGAGTTGCTGCGAGCGCGTTTCGATGCCATCGTCGGCCGCACGACCATCTGGCCGGAGTTGAACGCGGCGTTGCAGCGTATGGCGGGCAAGAAAGCGGACTTGTTACGGGTTCTGGATCGTCCGGACCTGCCGCTGCACACCAACACGGCCGAGCGTGATTTTCGGGACTGGGCGACGAAGCGGAAGATCAGTGCCGGCACGCGTGGCGAGTTGGGCAAGCGTTGCCGGGATACGTTTTTGAGTTTGAAGTCGACGTGCAAGAAGCTGGGAGTTCGCTTTACGTCCTACCTTCAGGATCGAATCCTGAAGGCGGGAGAGTTACTTCCTTTATCGGAGTTGGTCCGCCAGAGAGCGGCCGGTTCCGCAACGATATAG
- a CDS encoding VOC family protein: MSRVVHFEIHATEPDRAVTFYTELFGWKFDKWAGPMDYWLITTGPDGTRGINGGMIRRPHPLAGNDGVIAYVCTVDVKDLDQSLAKGQTLGGTVALPKMPIPGMGWLAYLKDTEGNVFGMMQPDPTAA, from the coding sequence ATGTCGCGCGTCGTTCACTTCGAGATCCACGCGACCGAGCCGGACCGGGCGGTCACCTTCTACACCGAGCTGTTCGGCTGGAAGTTCGACAAGTGGGCCGGGCCGATGGACTACTGGCTGATCACCACCGGCCCCGACGGTACCCGGGGCATCAACGGCGGCATGATCCGCCGGCCCCACCCGCTCGCGGGCAACGACGGCGTGATCGCCTACGTTTGCACGGTCGACGTGAAAGACCTGGACCAGTCCCTGGCGAAGGGCCAGACCCTCGGCGGCACCGTCGCGCTGCCGAAGATGCCGATCCCCGGCATGGGCTGGTTGGCGTACCTCAAGGACACCGAGGGCAACGTCTTCGGCATGATGCAACCCGACCCGACGGCCGCGTAA
- a CDS encoding cytochrome c3 family protein — MSVRQYRYLGALAVVAVVATVLIGVLGSPFSFRQAPTAPPPDDDPRATFPSPYRNVRPGVAYAGDAACRSCHRSLCETYANHPMGRSISRAAVVSDVALAAVASAGLLAAGSPPGVERFDPAAHPEFEKFGYRYRAEARDGRIRHVETALDKSGQTVTEVDELMAFAIGSGTHAKSYLFERDGRVFQSPVTWYSGPRWWDGSPGYQPAWHFNRPVPVDCLFCHTNAVEPVAGTINQYKSPVFRGETIGCERCHGPGSLHVVRWQAGGGEGADDTIVNPSKLEPYLRDAVCEQCHLAGRVRVLKPGREPFDYRPGLPFHAFWSVFVLPSDLEGNVGRVAGHTEQMHASRCFQQANGRLGCATCHDPHRKPAPAEAAGAFQAACLKCHTEAACSVPVAERKKTHPTDDCAACHMPRSPTPGIGHVALTDHRIRRRPGDAPAAGPGVVLRGLGSLAHFHRSLVPPDDPGLKRDLAVALMTFARSRAGDPEKLRPAREQFGEAALPLLTAALARRPEDVAARDARANALLFLGRPGDGLDELRTALTFEPDREYTLLAAMLAADDMGLKTEARGYAERAAVVDPVSVEIQTYLARSRAAAGDWAGTVDAATAVLRLDPTDSRVRALRLQGLLNTGRRDEARADYEIVLRVAPKPDDFRRWYESLGGAP; from the coding sequence ATGAGCGTCCGCCAGTACCGATACCTCGGGGCTCTCGCGGTCGTGGCCGTAGTCGCGACCGTTCTGATCGGCGTGCTGGGTTCCCCTTTCTCATTTCGTCAGGCCCCAACCGCTCCTCCGCCAGACGACGACCCGCGGGCCACGTTCCCGTCGCCGTACCGCAACGTCCGGCCCGGCGTCGCGTACGCCGGCGACGCGGCGTGCCGGAGTTGCCACCGGTCGCTTTGCGAGACGTACGCCAACCACCCGATGGGCAGGTCGATCTCGCGGGCGGCCGTCGTCAGCGACGTGGCCCTGGCCGCCGTCGCGTCCGCCGGTTTGCTGGCCGCCGGTTCGCCGCCCGGCGTCGAGCGGTTCGATCCGGCCGCTCACCCGGAGTTTGAGAAGTTTGGCTACCGCTACCGGGCGGAGGCCCGCGACGGGCGTATCCGCCACGTCGAGACGGCTCTCGACAAATCCGGGCAGACGGTGACGGAAGTAGACGAACTGATGGCGTTCGCCATCGGGTCCGGGACGCACGCCAAATCGTATTTGTTCGAGCGGGACGGCCGCGTCTTCCAATCCCCGGTCACGTGGTACTCGGGGCCGCGGTGGTGGGACGGATCGCCCGGGTATCAGCCGGCGTGGCACTTCAACCGCCCGGTCCCGGTCGATTGCCTGTTCTGCCACACGAACGCCGTCGAACCGGTCGCCGGGACGATCAACCAGTACAAGTCGCCCGTTTTTCGCGGGGAGACGATCGGGTGCGAGCGGTGCCACGGGCCCGGGTCGCTGCACGTCGTCCGGTGGCAGGCCGGCGGTGGCGAGGGGGCCGACGACACCATCGTGAACCCGTCGAAGCTGGAGCCGTACCTCCGCGACGCGGTATGCGAGCAGTGCCACCTCGCCGGCCGGGTCCGCGTGCTAAAGCCCGGGCGCGAGCCGTTCGACTACCGGCCCGGGTTGCCGTTCCATGCGTTCTGGTCGGTGTTCGTCCTGCCGTCCGACCTGGAGGGGAACGTGGGCCGCGTCGCCGGGCACACCGAGCAGATGCACGCCAGCCGGTGTTTTCAACAGGCGAACGGCCGACTCGGGTGCGCGACTTGCCACGATCCGCACCGCAAGCCGGCCCCCGCGGAGGCGGCCGGAGCGTTCCAGGCCGCGTGCCTCAAGTGCCACACCGAGGCGGCGTGTTCGGTCCCGGTCGCCGAGCGGAAGAAAACTCACCCGACCGACGACTGCGCCGCGTGCCACATGCCGCGGTCCCCGACGCCGGGGATCGGCCACGTCGCGCTGACCGACCACCGGATTCGCCGCCGCCCCGGCGACGCGCCCGCGGCCGGCCCCGGGGTGGTCCTCCGCGGGCTCGGTTCGCTCGCCCACTTCCACCGCAGTCTGGTGCCGCCCGACGACCCGGGGCTCAAACGTGACCTGGCCGTGGCGCTGATGACCTTCGCCCGGTCGCGCGCGGGCGACCCGGAAAAGCTTCGGCCCGCCCGGGAGCAGTTCGGGGAGGCCGCCTTGCCGCTTCTCACCGCCGCCCTCGCCCGGCGGCCGGAGGACGTCGCCGCCCGGGACGCCCGGGCCAACGCCCTCCTGTTCCTGGGCCGCCCGGGGGACGGCCTCGACGAACTGCGAACAGCACTGACGTTCGAACCGGACCGCGAGTACACTCTGCTTGCGGCGATGTTGGCGGCGGACGACATGGGATTGAAAACGGAGGCCCGCGGGTACGCCGAGCGCGCGGCCGTGGTCGATCCCGTGTCCGTCGAAATTCAGACGTACCTCGCACGATCCCGGGCCGCGGCCGGCGACTGGGCCGGAACCGTTGACGCGGCGACCGCGGTCCTCCGCCTGGACCCCACGGACTCCCGGGTTCGCGCCCTCCGCCTGCAAGGTTTGCTGAACACGGGCCGCCGGGACGAGGCCCGGGCGGACTACGAGATTGTGCTGCGGGTAGCGCCCAAGCCGGACGACTTTCGCCGGTGGTACGAGTCACTCGGCGGCGCCCCGTGA
- a CDS encoding sugar phosphate isomerase/epimerase family protein — protein sequence MGFRQTPAHKSGKGSYHQIGLVRGQFGGVDFAKWVPFLQEAGFDGWEEASWELDLRKCDTDAGAAAYAAERVKLAKDHGLEIFTVATHLQGQILGDEPSAKTLNFCNPNGDARKAYKAWRQAGNTPPRTDPYFVPAEVGKLVHAEALKDLQAAARYAGHLSKLQGRTVALPGFVGSPANCWSHWFLFPPLPDSLDGFAIPDVRQVSLELLVERFGPVWNLCKQYGITFDLECHPSERAMGDIESASDYITHMTKAGFEGVVGFNLDGSHMEWQNVSVVQFIREFKDYIHCAHVKGVWVAREHCRAGRLGGHRPMGHWTNGWNFVTAGTARDANSLEDIFIELNRIGFDGAVNIEWEDNDADQFAGARAALANCRKADLPPSGMKHDEMLKG from the coding sequence ATGGGCTTCCGCCAGACCCCCGCGCACAAGAGCGGGAAGGGCTCGTACCACCAGATCGGCCTCGTCCGCGGCCAGTTCGGCGGCGTCGACTTCGCCAAGTGGGTTCCGTTCCTCCAGGAGGCCGGGTTCGACGGGTGGGAGGAGGCGAGCTGGGAACTCGACCTCCGCAAGTGCGACACCGACGCCGGGGCCGCCGCCTACGCGGCCGAGCGGGTCAAGCTCGCCAAGGACCACGGGCTCGAAATCTTTACCGTCGCCACCCACCTTCAGGGCCAGATCCTGGGCGACGAGCCGAGCGCCAAGACGCTCAACTTCTGCAACCCGAACGGCGACGCCCGCAAGGCGTACAAGGCGTGGCGGCAGGCCGGGAACACCCCGCCGCGGACCGACCCGTACTTCGTCCCGGCCGAGGTCGGCAAACTCGTTCACGCGGAGGCGCTGAAGGACCTCCAGGCGGCCGCGCGGTACGCCGGGCACCTGTCCAAGCTCCAGGGCCGGACGGTCGCGTTGCCGGGGTTCGTGGGCTCGCCGGCCAACTGTTGGAGCCACTGGTTCCTCTTCCCGCCCCTGCCGGACAGCCTGGACGGGTTCGCGATCCCGGACGTCCGCCAGGTGAGCCTGGAACTCCTCGTCGAGCGGTTCGGGCCGGTGTGGAACCTGTGCAAGCAGTACGGGATCACGTTCGACCTGGAGTGCCACCCGTCCGAGCGGGCGATGGGCGACATCGAGAGCGCCAGCGACTACATCACGCACATGACCAAGGCCGGGTTCGAGGGCGTCGTCGGTTTCAACCTGGACGGCAGCCACATGGAGTGGCAGAACGTGTCGGTCGTCCAATTCATCCGCGAGTTCAAGGACTACATCCACTGCGCGCACGTCAAGGGCGTGTGGGTGGCCCGCGAGCACTGCCGCGCCGGCCGGCTCGGCGGGCACCGGCCGATGGGCCACTGGACGAACGGGTGGAACTTCGTGACCGCCGGGACGGCCCGGGACGCGAACTCGCTCGAAGACATCTTCATCGAGCTGAACCGCATCGGGTTCGACGGGGCGGTGAACATCGAGTGGGAGGACAACGACGCCGACCAGTTCGCCGGCGCCCGGGCGGCCCTCGCCAACTGCCGCAAGGCCGACCTCCCGCCGAGCGGCATGAAGCACGACGAAATGCTGAAGGGCTAA
- a CDS encoding toll/interleukin-1 receptor domain-containing protein, with amino-acid sequence MLWTIEFFPKCAYHVFLSHCAEDRTELVHPLHRALTGAEIATWLDRHEYPYGRGSRATLRDAIVECRHVVFLVTDAVLTTARGWCVQELAWAELLQDNLIKSGGPALQNVILPLFFVDPADSRLPRSVWQAVRDKGNFCPAGTDRVTWAVNQIQAFLDREQKLAEAFRIYSLKSADFRKHLRGRSGLVDRVVHFHPHPLSAPA; translated from the coding sequence GTGCTTTGGACCATTGAGTTTTTTCCAAAATGTGCGTACCACGTTTTCCTTTCGCACTGCGCCGAGGACAGGACCGAGTTAGTCCATCCTCTCCACCGAGCCCTGACAGGCGCTGAAATCGCCACCTGGCTCGACCGCCACGAATACCCTTACGGGCGTGGGTCGCGGGCAACCCTACGAGACGCGATCGTCGAGTGCCGCCACGTCGTATTTCTGGTAACCGACGCGGTACTCACCACCGCTCGCGGGTGGTGCGTCCAGGAACTGGCCTGGGCGGAGTTGTTACAAGATAACCTCATCAAGTCCGGGGGGCCGGCCCTTCAGAACGTTATTCTTCCACTGTTCTTCGTAGACCCTGCCGACTCCCGGCTACCTCGTTCCGTGTGGCAGGCGGTTCGGGACAAGGGGAATTTCTGCCCGGCGGGGACAGACCGAGTGACTTGGGCAGTCAATCAGATCCAGGCGTTCCTGGATAGGGAGCAGAAACTCGCAGAAGCGTTCCGCATTTATTCGCTGAAAAGTGCCGATTTCCGAAAACATCTTCGGGGTCGATCCGGGTTAGTGGACCGCGTCGTCCACTTCCACCCCCACCCGCTCTCCGCCCCCGCATGA
- the pfp gene encoding diphosphate--fructose-6-phosphate 1-phosphotransferase produces MAESSPRGTLAIVVGGGPAPGINGVISAVTIEAINQGLEVIGTRDGFKHLAAGDVSQTRRLTIPDVAPFYNRGGSILGTSRTNPAKKAEDMRNVLTSLERLGAKYLVTIGGDDTAYSGSQVYKQAGGKIKVAHVPKTIDNDLPLPPGIPTFGFETARHLGVELAQSLHEDAKTTTRWYLIVSMGRAAGHLALGIGKAAAATVTIISEEFKNRPVTIDTICDIIIGSMIKRQSKGKGYGLVVLAEGLIESIGEEGLLAALGTHLDRYGSMERDPFGHLRLGEIEFGRMIRDQIKQRLDVLGMKATMVDKDLGYELRCADPIPFDVEYTRNLGYGAVKFLLSDESDKYGAIVSFVGGSMKPLRFEDMIVRETQRMKPRQVDAESETYECARRYMIRLEKIDFDDPVKLAELAAVVKMTPDQFVERFGYLVK; encoded by the coding sequence ATGGCAGAATCTTCCCCCCGCGGGACGCTGGCGATCGTGGTCGGCGGCGGCCCGGCTCCCGGGATCAACGGCGTCATCAGCGCGGTCACCATTGAGGCGATCAACCAGGGGCTCGAAGTCATTGGCACCCGCGACGGGTTCAAGCACCTCGCCGCCGGCGACGTGTCCCAGACCCGCCGGCTCACCATCCCGGACGTGGCACCGTTCTACAACCGCGGGGGCTCCATCCTCGGCACCAGCCGGACCAACCCGGCCAAGAAGGCCGAGGACATGCGGAACGTCCTCACGTCCCTGGAGCGGCTCGGGGCGAAATACCTCGTCACCATCGGCGGCGACGACACCGCGTACTCCGGCAGCCAGGTGTACAAGCAGGCCGGCGGGAAGATCAAGGTCGCCCACGTCCCGAAGACGATCGACAACGACCTCCCGCTCCCCCCGGGCATCCCCACGTTCGGGTTCGAGACCGCCCGCCACCTCGGCGTCGAACTCGCCCAGAGCCTGCACGAGGACGCCAAGACGACCACCCGGTGGTACCTGATCGTCAGCATGGGCCGGGCCGCCGGCCATCTCGCCCTCGGCATCGGCAAGGCGGCCGCCGCCACCGTCACCATCATCTCCGAGGAGTTCAAGAACCGCCCGGTCACCATCGACACCATCTGCGACATCATCATCGGCTCGATGATCAAGCGGCAGTCCAAGGGCAAGGGGTACGGCCTCGTCGTCCTGGCCGAGGGGCTGATCGAGTCGATCGGCGAGGAGGGCCTGCTCGCCGCCCTGGGCACCCACCTCGACCGCTACGGGTCGATGGAGCGGGACCCGTTTGGCCACCTGCGGCTCGGCGAGATCGAGTTCGGCCGGATGATCCGCGACCAGATCAAGCAGCGGCTCGACGTCCTCGGCATGAAGGCGACGATGGTCGACAAGGACCTCGGGTACGAACTCCGGTGCGCGGACCCGATCCCGTTCGACGTCGAGTACACCCGCAACCTCGGGTACGGGGCGGTGAAGTTCCTGCTGTCGGACGAGTCCGACAAGTACGGGGCGATCGTCAGCTTCGTCGGCGGGTCGATGAAGCCCCTGCGGTTCGAGGACATGATCGTCCGCGAGACCCAGCGGATGAAGCCGCGGCAGGTGGACGCGGAGAGCGAGACGTACGAGTGCGCCCGCCGGTACATGATCCGCCTGGAGAAGATCGACTTCGACGACCCGGTCAAGCTGGCCGAGTTGGCGGCCGTGGTCAAGATGACCCCGGACCAGTTCGTCGAGCGGTTTGGGTATTTGGTGAAGTAG